The DNA region ggttggactctcgaccactctggagttgccgatggtgagaggcgacgggcagggatggcgattctcgttgctccccagctcagttcCTGTATATTGgtgtttaccccggtggatgagagggtagcctcccttcacattcgggtggggggacggatcctgactgttgtttgtgcctatggcccaaacagcagttcagtgtatccaccctttttagtccttagagggagtgctggagagtgctccttctgggggctccctcgtcctcccgggtgacttcaatgctcacgttggcaatgacagtgtgacctggagaggtgtgattgggaagaacgccccccccgatctgaacctgagtggtgttttgttattggacttctgtgctcgtctcagattgtccatagcAAAcaaccttgttcaggcataaaggcgtccatatgtgcacttggcaccaggacgccttaggccgcagaccaatgattgactttgtggtcgtgtcatcaGATTTGCGgctgcatgttctggacacccgggtgaagagagggacagagctgtcaactgatcaccacctggtggtgagttggctccaaTGGTGGGGAAAGATGCCGGATAGACTGGGAACGTCTGGCAGAGTCTCCTAtcaggagcttcaactcacacctctgggagagctttgaccatgtcccggggaaGGTGGGGTACAtcgagtccgagtggaccatgttccgtgcctccattgttgaggtggctgaccggtgctgtggctgcaaggtggttggtgcctgttgtggcggcaatgcccgaacccgatggacaccagcggtgaagGATGCTGTTGGGCTGAAGAAGGATTCGAaccgggccttactggcctgtgggactcctgaggcagcagataggtaccggcaggccaagcggagtacagctacggcggttggcgaggcaaagacccgggcatgggaagagtttggtgaggcTATGGAGAACAACTTGcggacggcttcgaaaaggttctggaccaccatccgatgtctgaggaaggggaagcagtgcactgtcaacactgtgtatagtggcgatggtgtgctgctgacttcAACTCGGggtgttgtggatcggtggaaggaatacttcaaagacctccttaatcccaccaacgtgccttccagtgaggaagcagggcctggggacctggggacgggctctcatatctccggggctgaagttgccgaggtagtcaaaaaaatcctcggtggcaaggggtggatgagatctgcccggagttccttaaggctccggatcttgtagggctgtcgtggttgactcaaCGCTGCAACATCGTGTGGACATCGGGGgtggtgccgctggattggcagaatgggttggtagtccctctttttaagaagggggaccggagggtgtgttccaactatagggggatcacactcctcagcctccctggtaaggtctattcaggggtactggagaggagggtccactgaatagtcgaacctcggattcaggaggagcaatgtggttttcgcaCTGGctgtggaacggtggaccagctctacaccctcaacTGGGTGTTGGAGGGTGTATGGGAGTTTGCCcgaaccagtccacatgtgttttgtggacttggagaaggcattcgaccgtgtcccttggGGGGGTCCTGTGGAGGGTcttccgagagtatggggtgtcaggcccgctgatacgggccgtccgctccctgtacgctcggtgtcagagtttggtccgcattgctggcagtaagtcgaactcgtttccggtgagggttggtctctgccagggctgccctttgtcaccgattctgttcataacttttatggacagaatttctaggtgcagtcatggtgttgagggggtctggTTTGGTGACTTCAGGATCAGGTcactgctctttgcagatgatgtggtcctgttggcgtcatcggcccgtgacctccaacgatcactggatcggttcgccgccgcatgtgaagcggcttggattaaaatcagcacctccaaatccgtggccatggttctcaaccggaaaaaggtggagtgccttctccaggtcaagggggagatcctgccccaagtggaggagttcaagtaacttggggtcttgttcaagagtgagggaagaatgcaGCAGGAGATTGACAGGCAGATTGGTGCACcagtccgttgtggtgaagagagagctgagccaaaaggagAATCTCTCGATTTACCGTTCGATCTTTGTTcataccctcacctatggtcatgagctttgggtaatgaccaaaagaacaagatcacgggtacaggCAGACAAAATTAGCTTCCTCTGTAGcatggctgggctctcccttagagatagggtgagaagctctgccatctgggaggagctcggagtagagccgctgctcctctgcgttgagaggagccagatgaggtggcttgggcatctagtttggatgccccctggacgcctcactggtgaggtgttcagggcatgtccctctggtaggaggcccccggaaggacccaggacacgttggagagactatgtctctcaactggtctgggaacgcctggggattcccccggacgagctggaagaagtaacgggggagagggaagtctgggcatctctgcttaggctgctgcccccgtgacccgaccccggataagcggtagaggatggatcgCGGTGCTACAAAACAATTACAGAATGAATTCCTTCATATAGTTCAAAGTTTTGGCACTCATTCACATAGATTCCAATTTAATTTGAGAATCCAGTTTAAACCAAATGATTCAATCTTACTTCATGCTGTAGATCTGCTCCTGCGCATCAACACACAGATGGCTTCAACAAGAGCAGCTGAGAGCCTCCAGGAAACACCACAGCTTCCAGTTGCTTCCAGATAGCAACGAGTGTAAGTTATCACCTCTTCTTTTATCTCCTCTTACACAAATGTTGCACAACCAATTAAGCAACAGTGCACTATCCCTGGTATCTGGACCCCCACagtgcagagagagacagatggaagTCACTTATTATTCACATAGAGATGGCTTTAGGAGAACAGACTCAACAACATTAACATTTGAACAACTTTTATGGAATTTTTGCTTCTCTAAGTGAGGGGGGAGATCTTCAGCGTcgggagcagcaggacagaatcAGGCAAATTGAGGAGAAGCACATTGTGCTGCTGACTGAGGGAACCAAACCAAAAGCCTCTAAAGATAAACACTGAGAGTTCTTGAAGGCAGTAGTTACAGGCCGGGTGGCGCGTCTCTTTatgcatttatgtgtgttttgcgaGTGCACGAGCCCATCGGCTGAGCCGGGGTGCCCTCCTCCAGAAACATTTCTAAAATAGCAACCGCAAACCAGACTGTATGTAAATCTGCACTttttaaatctgatttttttttttttttaaatgtggattTATGTCAGCCTTTCAGAAGGTTTCAGGAGCTGAAATGGTTCCTGGTGCTGCAGCtaaactggagctgctgaaacAGGACCCCcaattttattttctccagtAATGAATTACAGGTTTTTCCACCGGTTGAGGCTGAATTAGGCTACAGCTCCCAAAAGCTTCATCATGGACAGGAAGAAGGAATTCAGCACGTAAGCAGAGTGGAAGAGAATTGTTTAATTGTAGCAGTGTGTTTCagaaaagggaaggagggaaaaaggaggagagaaatgttgatttatccagaggacaggtttTATTATTCAGCTGGAATCTTTCCGTCATCTTCAAATAACAAAATCATTTTAACATCCAGACAAAAGGAGGAATTTTCCTCTAAGATTaactccttttctttccactcTACATCATTTCAGAGAGAATTCTTAAAGTTGCTCAGTGTCTCCATCTTGACCATCTGTTCAGACCATTACGTATAAAGAGTGtgagacagaaacacaatgGTCAGGTCCGAATGTGTTCAGTGTTAAAGTGAGGATGAGAGTCCAGAGTCTGACTCCTCTGCAGCTCTAATGCAGATGAGAAAATTGCAGCACCGCCGttagtgaggaggaagaggatttcCTTCTTAATGGCGGCAAAAAGGTCTGTTCTCTGTCCACTGTCCCCACAAAGTGAGACATGTCTCCAACACCGAGCTTGTCCATTTAGTGTCGAAGGCAGAGCTCCccagtaaaaaaacaaattagTTCAGTGAGCAAAAACCGTCCATTAGTAACAGGttgtggctgctgcagctcctttaTGACATGTCCACACAGCTGGCACCATAAGAGGCTTCAGCAAGCTCctcatcattgctgagagaggagaaaCCTGCAGCCAGAGCACGGTCACAGTACTGACACAACAGGTCAAAGCAGTGCACAGAGGtgggggacagaggtggaggacagaggtggatgCTGCCATTTGCACTCAGGTGTTTTATAGGTGTTTTCAGCCTGAAACAGAACAGTGTTGCAGAGAAGAGTCAGTGTAGCACAGCGCTCCTTCAGGACACATCACAGCTCCTGTCTTTTGCTTTGAGGGACATGTATAAAAACCTTGTTGCCCCTGTGGATGGCTGAAGAGGAACAATTCAGGTTAAGGAAATATTGCCTCTTTCCCCACACTTGCCCCAAAACttcagagaaaagcagcagtgaaTTTCTTCTATGCTGCTGTAAAAGCATCCTTCACACTCACACCCGTGTCAGCATCTCAACCCTGGGAGTTCTATTTAAGGGTGCCAACAGCATAACGAACCAACCCAAATGGGGTGTCTTGGGGTGACACCGTGTTGTCAGTTCACACTATTTATTGATCCAAGTTCCAGAATCTGCATCAgtgccagcagcagagatggccaatgtgtgtttgctgaagaGCAACATGAGCCAACAGCAGAGTAAAATAGGGCTGATCCAAATTAAAGATATATGTGCGTGTGTCTCTCAATGAGTCACGGCCATATTATTAAACATTTATCACTCTCAGGCAAATTCTGCAGTCTCAGAAGCCTGACCGATGTCCTACTCATGTCCTACTCATGTCCTACTGACATTCACACAAACCtcctggcaacacacacacatacacatgatCCCAGAGTTAATTATCCTGATTTCTGTTGTactgctccctcacctctcTGGCTGACGTCTGAATTTACTACAACAGCTGGTCGACATTAAACCGAGTAACAGCAACAAAAGGTTGGAGGACGCAGATGTCCTCATGTCTTCTATTTGAGATGGAACTTACAATTTACATCTATCTGCTGTAAACTGAACCAAGCCACTTATAGGCCAGGCTTCATTTCAACTGCTTCGCTCATGTCTGTATCAAGTCAAGCAGCAAACAGTTTTGCTAAACACCCAAAGTTGGCCTTCATGTAATCTCTTATGTCTCCTCATTTTACATGATGCTGTTAACTCACTCATAGAATGTGGCTGCTTTATCATCAACTTCTCTTATCTCATCTGGAATATCATCTGCGGATCAGTCAGATAGATTTACTCTTTCTTATCTGGACTTTTACTCCAAAACTTGTGTTACTACAGCTCCATAATTAATGGCCCTGGTCTTTAAAGTTGCAGCAGTTTTTAGTTTAGACATGACACCCTTGGATTTGTCATCAGTCATCTAACACAGAGTGTTTGGAGGACGAGCCTGTGGCCTGAGGTGAGGGTCCAGAACAAAACTCAGAGATCCTGTCGCAGACAATAAACCAAATACAAATATACTGCaagtaaaagtaaaagtatTTCAAGCTAAACTCAGGACATGATGTCCCACATTAAAGAACACATCTCATCCAATCAAAACAGCCAGATGCTCCGAATCTCTGATCCAACTGGATCAGGCCGTGGAAAGAGCCTGGAGAAAGAAGAGCTGAGACCTCTGATCCACAGAGAAACAAATGTAGAGCAGATTTAATCAGAGCAGAACGTGTGAAGCACAACAGATGTAGGAGCGAGGGAACCAGTCACGCATGGACATGCACTGGAAGGGCAGAGTTTAAAGGTTAAAGCAGCGGAGCACCGTTAGAACCGATGCACAGAAGAGCGGCTGCGGAACTCGGCTGTTCCTCTTCTACAGAATTCAGCTGCAGCGTCAACATGAGCACCGTCAGCCATGATGTCATGATGTAGCTATTAAGAAACGAGACACGGTGAAGTCCCGCCATGCGATATGGACCATGCACGGGTACGGAGAGACAGGTTTAGGCGGCAGCAGGCTGTGGCCTGCGGTATGTCCGGGACACTCACATTTAGGGCCGGCCTCTGGGTTTCCTGGAACAGTTAGGGATGACATGGAGCTTTGAGGAATGTACCGAGCAGCGAGGCTGTAACCAGGACATTCTCCAGGGGAAAAGATTACTTTAAGCGCTAAATTATTTGTTGCCAATAAAATGGGACTGAAATATGTGATCAGAACTTTTATTCTAAATGTTGGGCTTTAAATGTGCTGTCTTTATCTCCGTTCATCTCATTTTTTGATGCTGCAACTTGTCAACATCTGCATCATTAGAAACCAGAAGGAAGTGAATGAATTATGTGCTAAACACACTTTCATCTTAAATGGAAGCAACCACATACTCGCTGCTCCTGGATGTCCAGGGATTGTATTTTTCCACAAAGTCGGCTCCTCACCGTCAGCATATTCTAACATCTCAGAAATCACAGCTCTTTTCTTTTGTGTCGCAGACGTTTGTTTTGTACAGACTGAGACGTTAAAGCAAAATCAGCTCAAAAACAAACCGAAGCCTCCGCAGCGAACACTTGTGGTCGCGACTGGTTACTGCAGGAGCCCCACATGCACAAAGCTCTAACTTTTGTTGAAAAGGTCAATTATGAACAACGGTCACATTTGGTAACatataaaactatttttttagATGTTAGATGTTTGTATAGAATGTGTCTGTACCAAATAAATCCACAAAACGGCCTAATTAACTCCCTTAATTGGATCACGCGCGGGGCATGCTATCGAATACCTTTTTGTACCACAAATACTGAATTTTAGAACTCTAAAGGTATTAAGGTTGTAAAGGTTTATCACTTAGCAGTAACAGTGTTCAAACAGCCATTAAAACGAGTCTAAGTACATGCCTTCAAACCGTGGGGCGAAGGCGATTAACGTGGCCTGATACCCGACAAACATCTGGACTTTTACCTAACAACATGATTTCCAGCTTCTTGCGGTCCACCCGAAACCTCTCCTCAGTCCACTCCGGATCCGGCAGCGGCTGTGGTCCGCTCAGATCCTCCTCGGATCCCGGGAGGGGGGAGTCGGCGCTGCACTCGCTGTTGGATCCGTGGTCCGACTGCGGCAAGTATCCGGATAAAGAGTCGCACTGGGCAGCCATGACGCTGCGCTACAGCTTCTCAAGGGGCCAGATTATTCACGGAGCAGCGCGCAGCTCGCAGCAGACACTCGGAGCAACTCCTCGGGAGAAGTTTCACGTGTCATCGACAGAAAAAAGCGCGGCTCCTCCCAGGAACACCAgcgacccccccctccctttggTTCCAAACTCTGGAGAGATTTGTGCAAAATAAGCGTGTTTGGAGTTTTTTTGCTTCACGGTCACGGGCTGCGGAACGTCTGCAAAATACCCAGTTCATGTGAGCCAAAACCCATTCATAAAGCCAGCATATAATCCAAACAAAGCCACTTTGAACAGAAAAGTGCAGGCTTTGAATCTCTCCTTTTTCAGTCAGGACGACGGTTTCTGGTGAGAGCAGCACATCAGCCATCAGCTCACTGGTTTACAGAGGAAACGCTTCACATCCTAGGAAATGGTTGAAAGAAAGCAATTCAGGAAACAAAGGTGCAAACCAAACAAAGGTGCTGCTGGCCAGCGGGATGAGAAAATGAGCCCCAGTTCAAGCAGCATGAAACCGTTCTTTTCTCCACCTTTAAATAATTACACAGCCTCTCCAGAAGAGCGATAAGCGAGGATATTTAGAGCTTTGTGATGACTTGAGTGAAAACTGTTGCTGACTGTTGTAAAGGAGTAATTCTTCAAAAGACACgacttcaaaagagaagaaaaactgtccagttgacacagaaaccTACCTTGGATGACTAATTctttacttttacattttacCCTCGATTTAGCTCCATACTAAATCCTCATTAGGTCCAATAAAACAGTGAAGACTGTAGGTTTCCATGGTTACTGAGTGTATAGAGCCAGATTTACTCTTTTTAATTTCATGACTGTAGAGTTCAATAGCCAAATGAATGACCTGACCAGAACCAAAGGAGAAGCATCAGAACCAACCGGACTGAGGACATCTGTGTACAAGGCTGCCACCTAATGGCCGAAGGTTAACAGAGCAGACGGTGCCTTTTAAACTGACAACCAAAGAAAATCGACATaagggaaaaagacaaaaccatgaatcacattttctgtttatttatcttCTCTGTCAAACATCATATTTACAAGTCACTTTGGTAACTGTTAAATGCACCATTATCCGTATAAGGCAAATTTTACTCAAAGAAAATCTATGAAggtacaacagcaacaacaacaacaacaacaataataataataataataacaataacaataacaatagtgAAGCCAGTGTGAAATGGTGTGCTCTTGTTCTGAGGTGTTCAGACGGCCGACACATCTTTACATGGCATATTTCTGAGTCCACTCTCTTGCTGTTTTGTTGTACCTGAACGGGGAAgagaaattaaatgtttttggaGATGACACCATAATATCTTGTTCTATACTTActgttctctgtctgtcttgtatATGTGAGCAATATCTGGGACTAATGGGTCGTCTGGATTTGGGTCGCACAGCAAAGAGCATATGGAGAGTAaaactggagcagagaggaCAACCATTATTCACACAAGGTTGTGCTTAATTAAACCCATTTTTAAGTTCTCTATTCATGATtttaacacgtgtgtgtgtgtgatgttaatCATGAATagagacacgtgtgtgtgtgtgtgaaagtctTCATAATAACCAGACCAGCTGCCACACAGAACCTGATGATCCATTTCAAGATTTTGTAtagaattttttaaaatctattttcttGGCATTTCCCCCACAAAATACAGAGAAATTTGtaggatgtttttgtttttttaaacccaaaacaaaaataaGCTGTTATAGAGGCATTAAAGATAAAGAGGCTCTGCAGAATGCAGAAGGCAGGCCTGTCTTCAGGTGGGGTTCACCTGTGTCCATAACATGACCAATCAGCAGACTGGGAACAGTGATTCCTTCCGTACACTTTGATCAGGATTATGGGGGCTCATTGCAAAACAGACCCGATGAGATGGTGACCTATTGTCATTGTTATGTTTCTATATTTAGACAAAATGACCTTTGGATATTGTGAGAGCAGGTGACCACTGTGTCCTCAAGATGTCAAGGCAGATATTCCCATTGCTGTTGATGTTTGGGTGGTAGATTCTGGTTGTAAAGGCAACCTAGCAAAACcaatattttctttatttttttttactttgaaatTTATAAAATGTCCTTGTCTCAACTTTTTATAATACAGTATTACCTTTGGTGGTTTGAAAGGATAGTCGGTAGGAAAATAGACACCCAGAGAGAAAATCCCACCCTGATAAGGACTGTCCATCTGAAAAAGAGCTAAGTGTTTGTTGAACTCATAATGCCAGTGTTTGCTCAGTGAATACAAGTTATTAGAGAAGCCActtgttgtaattaatgttttCCCTGCTTTGTCTAAAATAGGAGAATGTGGATTCCCACTTTCCTGTTATTTCAGCAGACTGAAGAGCAACATTGGGATGAAGGGTACCAGTATGTGCCCTTCACACAAAAAGACACCACCATAAAACCCCTTTGTCTTTCATGACATCCAGAAGCAGTATTTGAGGAAAGGCTCACCGGTCCAGTGATGGTAGCCTTCCAGTGAAACACTGAAGGAAACACAGATCAGATATCAGACACAGTCAAGTTAATAGTGATTCTCTGTGAAATGTCTGTACTGACTGTCATTCTCCTGTGGTCCAGCTGAGCAGGAAGATGGAGGATCCCTCCAAAAGTCTCTTAACTCCTGGGAAATTTAACACAGAGTTTTAAGACTCACAGCTCGGACATAAGATAGTAAAGTGTGTAAATGTGCCCAATGTAAAAGCCTTAGAAACCAATTAAACAGTAGAATGTAGACACAAATTTCACAGCGAACTCATCTTTGTTGCCTTCTGAACCAACTTGGTGACTAAGTTAGTTCATTTAACTCAGACACTTTGTTTCTAGTGTTACTGCAACTGCTGTGGACAATATAACTGCTGAGAGCAGCATCTGGTGTAAGATTTAGCTCCATTGTATCCATACATTAGATGATGACATAAGCATGTTTGTAGAAACATACAGGCTTCACACCTTAATCAACATTATTAAAATACATAGAGGTAAAATTCAATTTACCTTCTCTATTCTTTTGAAAGACATGTGGAATGCGGCCAAAAAAGCTACACGATTAATTGTGACAGCTGTAGGGTTCAACAGTAGTCGCAGATTGCGAGGTTTGACAAATGCTTCGTTTGTTTCCGTGTTTTTGTTTGACGGAACATAATGGCgtggtgcattatgggaaaaTGAGTTTTCATCTCCAAAAAAGACCGGCACCGTACATTTCCCTCCCGTAATGTTCACATTTCCATCTAAGACTCTAGTCACCCATTCGAAACTCTCAAAAAAAGCAAAGCTGCTTGAATGTTTACTGGgttaaatatctttaaatagTATTTAGAAGTACACGAAATTCGAAGCATGGCAATTTTAAAAAACTGATTGTTCTTTTTACATCTCCCATAAAatgctgaagaaaaaaaaaaaagaaaacctgctgagaaaaaagaaaaccgtgtctgcagcagcaaattAAAACTTATTTACATGGACAAACCTGCTAGTTTCAGATGATTCTGATGAGTCAAGTTAAATTTCATTACAGAACACTCCTTTTTTGAATGTTAATTTAGtacatttcttttttatagGTTGAGTTATTGGAAGAAAGCCAGAGAGTACTTCAGTCACATGAAGAAGATGAGCCCATTTAGTGAGCAGTTATAGTAGAAATGAGCCTGACTCTTTTCTTTTGATCCACCTGCTGAGGCAGAAACTGGAGCTCTTCATATTCACGGACAAGAGGTTTACTGAAGTGATAAATCCCCCAATTCAAAGCGTTCAGGTGTACTTGGGAAGAAGAAGGTGGAGATGAGGCCACAAAAGGAAAATCTGAACTCAGGAAAGATTAACGACAAAATGATGGAATTCACATAGTTTGACAAACTTCTTCCGTCATTTTCACAACTGAAAATGTCAGTACACTTCATTTATTGGactcatatttaaatgtttatgtcTTTTGCTGCCATTTTCTTATTTACAGCAATTAACAACTGGTTAGTTTAGTAAAACTTAATTCTAAGATGTAGATGTAGTTACTGTGTATTATCactgtgtattttatttagagtccttttttaaaaaaaattaaaataacgTGTGATAACACATCCCCAGTGTATCTAAGACTTTAGTCAAGTTTTAGAGACACTGGGGATGTGTACTGGGGAACTTTAgtaaaacatacacacactacaTAGACATATACAAACATGCCTCACTGCTGtacagggggtgggggtgttagtAAAGATTGTGGCACTTTATACACAAAGCAATTAAACCTTTTAAGCACCAGACAATATATTGTAACAACaatatattgttattattatatcacTACTactatactactactactactactactactactactactactactactaataataataataataataataataataatcataataataataatagtatcCTTCACGTTTTCTTGAATGGTTTATTTTTTGTGTTGATAACCTTTTAAATCAATAAGCTTTTCTGAATTTATTAACTTCAATCCTTTCTAATCTATCAAACCTTTCCAATTTAACAAATTatatttttaggttttttcAGGTGTTGGTTCCTCTGATGAGTTTACACAGGTGAGATATTCACACATTTACCGTTTCAACTTTAGGGTTTGGACGATGAATGTGAGACAACGTCGTGTGCGCCGATTTAATTCATCCGCCGGAAACCCACACTCGAACGGAGTTCCGGGGGGAATTCCACTTTTTCCATTGTTGTACCAACGCACAAAATTTAGTCTGCTTGAAATGCTGCGAGATAAAATTCTACACAGTTGTTTTCGTGTAATTAACACTAGTAAAAGACAGTAAATACAGGGACACTACATCCTAGAAAGTATTTGCCTTGTAAATATGTTAAAATTACAGTCCTTTATTGGGTATGTTATGTTGGTAATAAGCAGTTAAATACAGAGAAACAACACCCAAAatattgaaatgtttttttttatccaggGTGAAGGATGGAAATTTAGCCTGTATTTAACTTTTATCATCTTCGGCAAGAACCATTTTTCTCTTGAGTTGTGGTGCAGTGCATCCTTTAAAAAGTGTCATTCTTGCAAATGGCTTCAGAACTTACCCAAGAAGTATGGTGAAACtgtaaaaagaaatattttcttCATCAGCATTTATCATCATCACTTCCAGCCATTGCAATTGGGTAGTTTGAGAAGTATGTAATAAAGCTATCAGCAGACTCAGCTACAGTGTATGtacgtctttttttttttttttttttttttttaacatttttgctTCTCCAGGTACATGATAACAATAATCTGGGCCTAAgaggactttttaaaaataaatatggcTGCTGACCCCccaaaaaggttccccaccctaATTAG from Takifugu rubripes chromosome 4, fTakRub1.2, whole genome shotgun sequence includes:
- the LOC101062529 gene encoding ubiquitin-conjugating enzyme E2 D2, coding for MSFKRIEKELRDFWRDPPSSCSAGPQENDMFHWKATITGPMDSPYQGGIFSLGVYFPTDYPFKPPKVAFTTRIYHPNINSNGNICLDILRTQWSPALTISKVLLSICSLLCDPNPDDPLVPDIAHIYKTDREQYNKTAREWTQKYAM